From a region of the Oryza sativa Japonica Group chromosome 6, ASM3414082v1 genome:
- the LOC4340093 gene encoding palmitoyl-acyl carrier protein thioesterase, chloroplastic produces MAGSLAASAFFPVPGSSPAASARSSKNTTGELPENLSVRGIVAKPNPSPGAMQVKAQAQALPKVNGTKVNLKTTSPDKEDIIPYTAPKTFYNQLPDWSMLLAAVTTIFLAAEKQWTLLDWKPKKPDMLADTFGFGRIIQDGLVFRQNFLIRSYEIGADRTASIETLMNHLQETALNHVKTAGLLGDGFGATPEMSKRNLIWVVSKIQLLVERYPSWGDMVQVDTWVAAAGKNGMRRDWHVRDYNSGQTILRATSVWVMMNKNTRRLSKMPDEVRAEIGPYFNGRSAISEEQGEKLPKPGTTFDGAATKQFTRKGLTPKWSDLDVNQHVNNVKYIGWILESAPISILEKHELASMTLDYRKECGRDSVLQSLTAVSGECDDGNTESSIQCDHLLQLESGADIVKAHTEWRPKRAQGEGNMGFFPAESA; encoded by the exons ATGGCTGGTTCTCTTGCGGCGTCTGCATTCTTCCCTGTCCCAGGGTCTTCCCCTGCAGCTTCGGCTAGAAGCTCTAAGAACACAACCGGTGAATTGCCAGAGAATTTGAGTGTCCGCGGAATCGTCGCGAAGCCTAATCCGTCTCCAGGGGCCATGCAAGTCAAGGCGCAGGCGCAAGCCCTTCCTAAGGTTAATGGAACCAAGGTTAACCTGAAGACTACAAGCCCAGACAAGGAGGATATAATACCGTACACTGCTCCGAAGACATTCTATAACCAATTGCCAGACTGGAGCATGCTTCTTGCAGCTGTCACGACCATTTTCCTGGCAGCTGAGAAGCAGTGGACTCTGCTTGACTGGAAGCCGAAGAAGCCTGACATGCTGGCTGACACATTCGGCTTTGGTAGGATCATCCAAGACGGGCTGGTGTTTAGGCAAAACTTCTTGATTCGGTCCTACGAGATTGGTGCTGATCGTACAGCTTCTATTGAGACATTAATGAATCATTTACAG GAAACAGCTCTGAACCATGTGAAAACTGCTGGTCTCTTAGGTGATGGTTTTGGTGCTACGCCGGAGATGAGCAAACGGAACTTAATATGGGTTGTCAGCAAAATTCAGCTTCTTGTTGAGCGATACCCATCATG GGGAGATATGGTCCAAGTTGACACATGGGTAGCTGCTGCTGGCAAAAATGGCATGCGTCGAGATTGGCATGTTCGGGACTACAACTCTGGTCAAACAATCTTGAGGGCTACAAG TGTTTGGGTGATGATGAATAAGAACACTAGAAGACTTTCAAAAATGCCAGATGAAGTTAGAGCTGAAATAGGCCCGTATTTCAATGGCCGTTCTGCTATATCAGAGGAGCAGGGTGAAAAGTTGCCTAAGCCAGGGACCACATTTGATGGCGCTGCTACCAAACAATTCACAAGAAAAGGGCTTACT CCGAAGTGGAGTGACCTTGATGTCAACCAGCATGTGAACAATGTGAAGTATATTGGTTGGATACTTGAG agTGCTCCAATTTCGATACTGGAGAAGCACGAGCTTGCAAGCATGACCTTGGATTACAGGAAGGAGTGTGGCCGTGACAGTGTGCTTCAGTCGCTTACCGCTGTTTCAGGTGAATGCGATGATGGCAACACAGAATCCTCCATCCAGTGTGACCATCTGCTTCAGCTGGAGTCCGGAGCAGACATTGTGAAGGCTCACACAGAGTGGCGACCGAAGCGAGCTCAGGGCGAGGGGAACATGGGCTTTTTCCCAGCTGAGAGTGCATGA
- the LOC107281411 gene encoding pre-mRNA splicing factor SR-like 1 — MEIQSSGRPIDVLMEKVLSVNILSSDYFKELYRLKTYHEVIDEIYNQVDHVEPWMTGNCRGPSSAFCLLYKFFTMKLTVKQMHGLLKHPDSPYIRAVGFLYLRYVAEPKTLWSWYEPYIKDDEEFSPGSNGKMTTMGVYVRDLLLGQYYFDSLLPRVPLPILRQVTGHLEKMKLPTKQSGITGDSSRLGSDDTARRPPSVKASLSVSFGQRAPHRASTRDSSPVRKTLPSARDRERSSDGECARSSPRRRRSRSHERDHDSERDRSDRDRGRHKDREHDRHAREDRDRDYRRSSYSSRNVDRQGRERRDRDSDRHGRSSARRSRSRSPNRGRTEGENHRSSPFGRPPEPSNLAKLKDLYGDATNTKDDTGDDKARRDSGTEEVIRLGGARWR, encoded by the exons ATGGAGATACAGTCATCAGGGAGGCCAATCGATGTGCTCATGGAGAAGGTTTTGTCAGTGAACATCCTCTCCTCGGACTACTTCAAGGAGCTCTACAGGCTGAAGACTTACCACGAGGTCATTGATGAGATCTACAATCAGGTTGACCACGTAGAGCCATGGATGACCGGCAACTGCCGCGGGCCCTCCAGCGCCTTCTGCCTCCTCTACAAGTTCTTCACCATGAAGCTCACGGTTAAGCAGATGCACGGCCTGCTGAAGCACCCTGACTCGCCTTACATCAGAGCT GTTGGATTTCTTTACCTGCGATATGTTGCGGAACCAAAGACGTTGTGGAGTTGGTATGAACCCTACATTAAAGATGATGAG GAGTTTTCTCCTGGATCTAATGGTAAAATGACTACTATGGGTGTTTATGTGCGAGATCTTCTACTTGGGCAG TACTACTTTGACAGTCTTCTTCCACGAGTGCCTCTTCCGATCTTGAGACAGGTCACTGGCCATCTTGAGAAGATGAAGCTCCCAACAAAGCAGTCAGGAATAACAGGGGACTCTAGTCGCCTTGGTTCAGATGATACTGCCCGACGGCCTCCTTCAGTAAAGGCTTCTCTGTCGGTCTCCTTTGGTCAGCGTGCTCCACACCGTGCATCCACAAGGGACTCATCCCCTGTCCGGAAGACATTGCCTTCAGCAAGGGATAGAGAAAGGAGTTCTGATGGTGAGTGTGCAAGATCTTCACCCAGGAGGCGACGAAGTCGGAGCCATGAACGTGATCATGATTCTGAGCGTGATCGTTCGGATCGTGACCGTGGTAGGCACAAGGATAGGGAGCATGATCGCCATGCCCGTGAGGACAGAGACCGTGATTACCGTCGTTCAAGCTATTCAAGTAGGAATGTTGACAGACAAGGCCGTGAAAGGAGGGACAGGGATTCTGATCGACATGGACGTTCGAGTGCccgcaggagcaggagcaggagtcCAAACCGTGGCAGAACCGAAGGTGAAAATCACCGCTCTAGCCCATTTGGTAGACCACCAGAGCCATCCAACTTGGCAAAATTGAAGGATTTATATGGTGACGCGACAAACACAAAGGATGATACAGGTGATGATAAAGCTCGCAGGGATTCTGGAACTGAAGAGGTAATCAGATTGGGAGGTGCAAGGTGGAGGTGA
- the LOC107277619 gene encoding pentatricopeptide repeat-containing protein At4g02750 isoform X2, whose translation MAASRCAARRALALAAAAAEALERACCSSDAAAVVSGNNRLMAEHLRAGRLEAAREVFDGMPRRDVVSWNTIMAVQARAGSHGRAVGAFLEMRRQGFRPDHTSFSTALSACARLEALEMGRCVHGLVFKSCSSGNVFVGASLITMYANCGVVSCLEQVLDGVESPNVALWNALISGLVMNHRVGYARKAFDRMPVRNVVSWTAMIKGHFTAHEVDMAFQLFKLMPVKNSVSWCVMIGGFVTHEKFSEAVELFNSLMMNGEEVTNVILVKIVNAFAGMKSIRGGRCIHGLAVKSGFAYDLVLEASLVLMYCKSLDITEARLEFDKMEGNHVGSWNAMLCGYIYSDKIDEARKLFDSMNNRDKISWNSMINGYINDGRIADATELYSKMTEKSLEAATALMSWFIDNGMLDKARDMFYNMPQIDVMSCTTLLFGYVKGGHMDDALDLFHMMQKRTVVTYNVMISGLFHQGKITEAYKLFNESPTRDSVTWSCLVAGLATNGLIHEALQFYKKMLLSNIRPSESVVSSLISCLSNYSMMVHGQQFHATTIKIGLDSHLLIQNSLISLYCKCGEMIIAQSIFDLMAKRDKVTWNTIIHGYALNNLGQNAVEMFESMTKAQVDPDDITFLGVLSA comes from the exons ATGGCCGCGTCGCGCTGCGCAGCGCGACGGGCactggcgctggcggcggcggcggcggaggcgttggAGCGCGCGTGCTGCTCCTCGGACGCCGCCGCGGTCGTCTCCGGGAACAACAGGCTGATGGCGGAGCACCTGAGAGCCGGCAGGCTGGAGGCCGCGCGGgaggtgttcgacggaatgccgCGGAGGGACGTCGTGTCCTGGAACACCATCATGGCCGTGCAGGCGCGGGCGGGCTCGCACGGGAGGGCCGTGGGGGCGTTCTTGGAGATGAGGCGCCAGGGGTTCCGGCCGGACCATACCTCATTCTCCACCGCGTTGTCGGCCTGCGCGCGCTTGGAGGCTCTGGAGATGGGGAGGTGCGTCCATGGGCTTGTGTTCAAGTCCTGCTCCTCTGGTAATGTGTTTGTGGGTGCTTCGCTTATCACGATGTATGCCAACTGTGGGGTGGTCAGCTGCCTGGAGCAAGTGCTGGATGGTGTTGAGAGTCCAAATGTGGCCTTGTGGAACGCGCTTATATCAGGCCTTGTGATGAACCATCGTGTAGGCTATGCTCGCAAGGCTTTTGATCGGATGCCAGTGCGTAATGTGGTGTCCTGGACTGCCATGATAAAAGGGCACTTTACAGCGCATGAGGTCGACATGGCGTTTCAGCTGTTTAAATTGATGCCGGTGAAGAACTCTGTGTCGTGGTGCGTCATGATTGGAGGTTTTGTTACGCATGAGAAATTCAGTGAAGCAGTTGAATTGTTTAATAGCTTGATGATGAATGGGGAGGAAGTGACAAATGTGATCCTAGTTAAAATAGTGAATGCTTTTGCTGGCATGAAAAGTATTAGAGGAGGCAGATGCATTCATGGATTGGCTGTGAAGTCTGGTTTTGCTTACGACCTTGTTCTTGAGGCTTCCTTGGTTTTGATGTACTGCAAATCGTTGGACATCACTGAAGCACGACTGGAGTTTGATAAAATGGAAGGAAATCATGTTGGTTCATGGAATGCCATGTTATGCGGCTATATTTATTCGGATAAGATAGATGAGGCCCggaaactttttgattccatgAATAACCGAGATAAAATCTCATGGAACTCAATGATTAATGGCTATATAAATGATGGAAGGATTGCTGATGCTACTGAGTTGTACTCAAAGATGACTGAAAAGAGTTTGGAAGCAGCTACTGCTTTGATGTCATGGTTTATAGATAATGGAATGCTTGACAAAGCACGGGATATGTTTTATAATATGCCCCAAATAGATGTTATGTCTTGCACAACTTTGCTGTTTGGATATGTGAAAGGAGGGCATATGGATGACGCGCTGGACCTTTTCCACATGATGCAAAAAAGGACTGTTGTCACCTATAATGTGATGATATCCGGTTTGTTCCATCAAGGTAAAATTACTGAAGCATATAAGCTCTTTAATGAATCTCCAACACGTGATTCAGTGACTTGGAGCTGTTTAGTTGCTGGGCTCGCTACAAATGGTTTAATCCATGAAGCACTTCAGTTCTACAAAAAGATGCTACTGTCTAATATACGACCTAGCGAGTCAGTTGTTTCTAGCCTCATAAGCTGTTTGTCAAATTATTCTATGATGGTTCATGGCCAGCAGTTTCATGCTACAACCATTAAGATTGGACTCGATTCCCACTTGCTAATCCAAAATTCACTCATTAGCCTGTATTGCAAATGTGGCGAAATGATTATAGCTCAAAGTATTTTTGACCTGATGGCTAAGAGAGATAAAGTAACATGGAACACGATCATTCATGGATATGCACTCAATAATCTTGGTCAAAATGCTGTTGAAATGTTTGAGAGTATGACAAAGGCACAAGTTGATCCTGATGACATCACATTTCTTGGTGTACTTTCCGCAT AA
- the LOC107277619 gene encoding pentatricopeptide repeat-containing protein At1g74630 isoform X3, protein MAASRCAARRALALAAAAAEALERACCSSDAAAVVSGNNRLMAEHLRAGRLEAAREVFDGMPRRDVVSWNTIMAVQARAGSHGRAVGAFLEMRRQGFRPDHTSFSTALSACARLEALEMGRCVHGLVFKSCSSGNVFVGASLITMYANCGVVSCLEQVLDGVESPNVALWNALISGLVMNHRVGYARKAFDRMPVRNVVSWTAMIKGHFTAHEVDMAFQLFKLMPVKNSVSWCVMIGGFVTHEKFSEAVELFNSLMMNGEEVTNVILVKIVNAFAGMKSIRGGRCIHGLAVKSGFAYDLVLEASLVLMYCKSLDITEARLEFDKMEGNHVGSWNAMLCGYIYSDKIDEARKLFDSMNNRDKISWNSMINGYINDGRIADATELYSKMTEKSLEAATALMSWFIDNGMLDKARDMFYNMPQIDVMSCTTLLFGYVKGGHMDDALDLFHMMQKRTVVTYNVMISGLFHQENA, encoded by the exons ATGGCCGCGTCGCGCTGCGCAGCGCGACGGGCactggcgctggcggcggcggcggcggaggcgttggAGCGCGCGTGCTGCTCCTCGGACGCCGCCGCGGTCGTCTCCGGGAACAACAGGCTGATGGCGGAGCACCTGAGAGCCGGCAGGCTGGAGGCCGCGCGGgaggtgttcgacggaatgccgCGGAGGGACGTCGTGTCCTGGAACACCATCATGGCCGTGCAGGCGCGGGCGGGCTCGCACGGGAGGGCCGTGGGGGCGTTCTTGGAGATGAGGCGCCAGGGGTTCCGGCCGGACCATACCTCATTCTCCACCGCGTTGTCGGCCTGCGCGCGCTTGGAGGCTCTGGAGATGGGGAGGTGCGTCCATGGGCTTGTGTTCAAGTCCTGCTCCTCTGGTAATGTGTTTGTGGGTGCTTCGCTTATCACGATGTATGCCAACTGTGGGGTGGTCAGCTGCCTGGAGCAAGTGCTGGATGGTGTTGAGAGTCCAAATGTGGCCTTGTGGAACGCGCTTATATCAGGCCTTGTGATGAACCATCGTGTAGGCTATGCTCGCAAGGCTTTTGATCGGATGCCAGTGCGTAATGTGGTGTCCTGGACTGCCATGATAAAAGGGCACTTTACAGCGCATGAGGTCGACATGGCGTTTCAGCTGTTTAAATTGATGCCGGTGAAGAACTCTGTGTCGTGGTGCGTCATGATTGGAGGTTTTGTTACGCATGAGAAATTCAGTGAAGCAGTTGAATTGTTTAATAGCTTGATGATGAATGGGGAGGAAGTGACAAATGTGATCCTAGTTAAAATAGTGAATGCTTTTGCTGGCATGAAAAGTATTAGAGGAGGCAGATGCATTCATGGATTGGCTGTGAAGTCTGGTTTTGCTTACGACCTTGTTCTTGAGGCTTCCTTGGTTTTGATGTACTGCAAATCGTTGGACATCACTGAAGCACGACTGGAGTTTGATAAAATGGAAGGAAATCATGTTGGTTCATGGAATGCCATGTTATGCGGCTATATTTATTCGGATAAGATAGATGAGGCCCggaaactttttgattccatgAATAACCGAGATAAAATCTCATGGAACTCAATGATTAATGGCTATATAAATGATGGAAGGATTGCTGATGCTACTGAGTTGTACTCAAAGATGACTGAAAAGAGTTTGGAAGCAGCTACTGCTTTGATGTCATGGTTTATAGATAATGGAATGCTTGACAAAGCACGGGATATGTTTTATAATATGCCCCAAATAGATGTTATGTCTTGCACAACTTTGCTGTTTGGATATGTGAAAGGAGGGCATATGGATGACGCGCTGGACCTTTTCCACATGATGCAAAAAAGGACTGTTGTCACCTATAATGTGATGATATCCGGTTTGTTCCATCAAG AAAATGCATGA
- the LOC107277619 gene encoding pentatricopeptide repeat-containing protein At4g02750 isoform X1, with protein sequence MAASRCAARRALALAAAAAEALERACCSSDAAAVVSGNNRLMAEHLRAGRLEAAREVFDGMPRRDVVSWNTIMAVQARAGSHGRAVGAFLEMRRQGFRPDHTSFSTALSACARLEALEMGRCVHGLVFKSCSSGNVFVGASLITMYANCGVVSCLEQVLDGVESPNVALWNALISGLVMNHRVGYARKAFDRMPVRNVVSWTAMIKGHFTAHEVDMAFQLFKLMPVKNSVSWCVMIGGFVTHEKFSEAVELFNSLMMNGEEVTNVILVKIVNAFAGMKSIRGGRCIHGLAVKSGFAYDLVLEASLVLMYCKSLDITEARLEFDKMEGNHVGSWNAMLCGYIYSDKIDEARKLFDSMNNRDKISWNSMINGYINDGRIADATELYSKMTEKSLEAATALMSWFIDNGMLDKARDMFYNMPQIDVMSCTTLLFGYVKGGHMDDALDLFHMMQKRTVVTYNVMISGLFHQGKITEAYKLFNESPTRDSVTWSCLVAGLATNGLIHEALQFYKKMLLSNIRPSESVVSSLISCLSNYSMMVHGQQFHATTIKIGLDSHLLIQNSLISLYCKCGEMIIAQSIFDLMAKRDKVTWNTIIHGYALNNLGQNAVEMFESMTKAQVDPDDITFLGVLSACNHMSLLEEAKYFFNAMTCTYGILPNIMHYACMVDLFCRKCMIKEAEGLVKSMPFEPDSAIWTSLLSGCRLTGNDKLAEHAASQLIAIDPCTKMPYLHLISVHGLTNKSTVIDSLRSQIKSTATEKDVGYSWI encoded by the coding sequence ATGGCCGCGTCGCGCTGCGCAGCGCGACGGGCactggcgctggcggcggcggcggcggaggcgttggAGCGCGCGTGCTGCTCCTCGGACGCCGCCGCGGTCGTCTCCGGGAACAACAGGCTGATGGCGGAGCACCTGAGAGCCGGCAGGCTGGAGGCCGCGCGGgaggtgttcgacggaatgccgCGGAGGGACGTCGTGTCCTGGAACACCATCATGGCCGTGCAGGCGCGGGCGGGCTCGCACGGGAGGGCCGTGGGGGCGTTCTTGGAGATGAGGCGCCAGGGGTTCCGGCCGGACCATACCTCATTCTCCACCGCGTTGTCGGCCTGCGCGCGCTTGGAGGCTCTGGAGATGGGGAGGTGCGTCCATGGGCTTGTGTTCAAGTCCTGCTCCTCTGGTAATGTGTTTGTGGGTGCTTCGCTTATCACGATGTATGCCAACTGTGGGGTGGTCAGCTGCCTGGAGCAAGTGCTGGATGGTGTTGAGAGTCCAAATGTGGCCTTGTGGAACGCGCTTATATCAGGCCTTGTGATGAACCATCGTGTAGGCTATGCTCGCAAGGCTTTTGATCGGATGCCAGTGCGTAATGTGGTGTCCTGGACTGCCATGATAAAAGGGCACTTTACAGCGCATGAGGTCGACATGGCGTTTCAGCTGTTTAAATTGATGCCGGTGAAGAACTCTGTGTCGTGGTGCGTCATGATTGGAGGTTTTGTTACGCATGAGAAATTCAGTGAAGCAGTTGAATTGTTTAATAGCTTGATGATGAATGGGGAGGAAGTGACAAATGTGATCCTAGTTAAAATAGTGAATGCTTTTGCTGGCATGAAAAGTATTAGAGGAGGCAGATGCATTCATGGATTGGCTGTGAAGTCTGGTTTTGCTTACGACCTTGTTCTTGAGGCTTCCTTGGTTTTGATGTACTGCAAATCGTTGGACATCACTGAAGCACGACTGGAGTTTGATAAAATGGAAGGAAATCATGTTGGTTCATGGAATGCCATGTTATGCGGCTATATTTATTCGGATAAGATAGATGAGGCCCggaaactttttgattccatgAATAACCGAGATAAAATCTCATGGAACTCAATGATTAATGGCTATATAAATGATGGAAGGATTGCTGATGCTACTGAGTTGTACTCAAAGATGACTGAAAAGAGTTTGGAAGCAGCTACTGCTTTGATGTCATGGTTTATAGATAATGGAATGCTTGACAAAGCACGGGATATGTTTTATAATATGCCCCAAATAGATGTTATGTCTTGCACAACTTTGCTGTTTGGATATGTGAAAGGAGGGCATATGGATGACGCGCTGGACCTTTTCCACATGATGCAAAAAAGGACTGTTGTCACCTATAATGTGATGATATCCGGTTTGTTCCATCAAGGTAAAATTACTGAAGCATATAAGCTCTTTAATGAATCTCCAACACGTGATTCAGTGACTTGGAGCTGTTTAGTTGCTGGGCTCGCTACAAATGGTTTAATCCATGAAGCACTTCAGTTCTACAAAAAGATGCTACTGTCTAATATACGACCTAGCGAGTCAGTTGTTTCTAGCCTCATAAGCTGTTTGTCAAATTATTCTATGATGGTTCATGGCCAGCAGTTTCATGCTACAACCATTAAGATTGGACTCGATTCCCACTTGCTAATCCAAAATTCACTCATTAGCCTGTATTGCAAATGTGGCGAAATGATTATAGCTCAAAGTATTTTTGACCTGATGGCTAAGAGAGATAAAGTAACATGGAACACGATCATTCATGGATATGCACTCAATAATCTTGGTCAAAATGCTGTTGAAATGTTTGAGAGTATGACAAAGGCACAAGTTGATCCTGATGACATCACATTTCTTGGTGTACTTTCCGCATGTAATCACATGAGCCTTTTGGAGGAAGCTAAATATTTCTTCAATGCGATGACATGTACTTATGGAATTTTACCTAATATTATGCACTATGCTTGCATGGTTGATCTCTTTTGTAGAAAATGCATGATTAAGGAGGCTGAAGGATTAGTGAAGTCGATGCCATTTGAACCTGATTCAGCAATATGGACTTCTCTATTGAGCGGTTGCAGATTGACTGGCAATGATAAGTTAGCAGAGCATGCGGCGAGTCAATTAATTGCCATTGATCCTTGTACTAAAATGCCTTATCTGCATCTCATCAGTGTGCATGGATTAACCAATAAATCGACTGTGATTGATAGTTTGAGAAGTCAAATTAAAAGCACTGCCACTGAAAAGGATGTTGGCTATAGCTGGATTTAG